The genome window CTGTGGCGGGGGGCTTTGCCGAGGTACAGCCTGATCAGGTAACCGTTCTGGCGGATGCCGCCGAAAATGTTGAAGAAATCAATCTTCAGCGAGCCGAAGAGGCGCGGCGCAGGGCAGAGAATTTGCTCAAACAGGGCATACCGGAAGATACCGACGAATATCTTAACATCCAGGCTGCGTTGCGCCGTTCTAATCTGCGTATTGAAGCGGTCAAAAGATACCGGCGTCATCACTAAACATCTACGATTCAGGGGAGTGCCATGGCATTATTCACGCGTGAATTGGGCATTGATTTGGGAACAACGAACACCATCATTGTCGAAGGCAACCAGATTCTGATTAATGAACCCACGGTAGTGGCAGTAGTGGTGGCTGAACAAAAGATGGTGGAGTCAGGTAGAGCGGCGCGTGATATGTACGGCCGAGTCTCTGATGCTATTGAAGTGGTTTGGCCTCTTCAACACGGTGTCATTGCAGAATACGAAAAAACCGAAAATTTCCTGAAGTTTCTGGTTCGTAAAGTCTCAGGCCCTATGCAATTGTTCCCTCCGCGGATTATGCTCACTGTCCCCTATGGGGTCACCAGTGTGGAAAGCCGCGCTGTTCATGAAGCGGGGCTTGGGGCCGGCAGAGAGGTATTCCTAATTCCACAACCCATTGCCGCGGCTTTGGGGGTGGATTTACCCATCGGTACACCTTCGGGAAACATGGTTCTTTCAATTGGTGGTGGGACTGTGCAGGCTGCCGTGCTGGCAATGTATGATATTGTTCGGGCTGAAACGCTTCGTACGGGCGGTATTCGGATGGATGAAGCCATTATCTCGTACGTGCGTAAAAAATATGGCGTGATTATTGGTCAGCCTACCGCTGAACAGTTGAAAATCCGACTTGGGGCAGCCATTCCCCAAGATCAACAGCAAACCATGGAAGTCCAGGGGCAGGATCAGGTCAGTGGGCTTCCCAAACCCGTGTCCTTAACCAGCGAGGATATTATTGAAGCCCTGCAGGAACCTTTGCAGGAAGTAGTTGCTTGTGCGAAACGGGTTTTGGAAAAAACTCCTCCCGAATTGATTGCCGACATTATTGATCGGGGTGTCGCTCTTTGTGGAGGAGGCGCTCTTCTCAAAGGAATTGACAGGTACTTAACCAAAGCCCTGGGAATTCCCGCT of Anaerolinea thermophila UNI-1 contains these proteins:
- a CDS encoding rod shape-determining protein — encoded protein: MALFTRELGIDLGTTNTIIVEGNQILINEPTVVAVVVAEQKMVESGRAARDMYGRVSDAIEVVWPLQHGVIAEYEKTENFLKFLVRKVSGPMQLFPPRIMLTVPYGVTSVESRAVHEAGLGAGREVFLIPQPIAAALGVDLPIGTPSGNMVLSIGGGTVQAAVLAMYDIVRAETLRTGGIRMDEAIISYVRKKYGVIIGQPTAEQLKIRLGAAIPQDQQQTMEVQGQDQVSGLPKPVSLTSEDIIEALQEPLQEVVACAKRVLEKTPPELIADIIDRGVALCGGGALLKGIDRYLTKALGIPAYLVDNPTTCTAEGAARAFSMREALSRSLLPT
- a CDS encoding F0F1 ATP synthase subunit epsilon, with translation MPIRCEIVSQDRVVFAEDVDMVILPGGGGQMGVLPNHSPVLTTLQYGIIHVKKQGEEYYFTVAGGFAEVQPDQVTVLADAAENVEEINLQRAEEARRRAENLLKQGIPEDTDEYLNIQAALRRSNLRIEAVKRYRRHH